In Saccharomyces eubayanus strain FM1318 chromosome XV, whole genome shotgun sequence, a single window of DNA contains:
- the ATG19 gene encoding Atg19p translates to MTTPKGHLLTVCDEHNRLNLIMPSLDADAIFECMGQCSMLNDATRSKHLFWQPSNKSNVXILLNGQDYGHLFKHLQSQIHCTIYIGEEALKKYGLTITTYFDNFLNKRVSGEKENSSIVYNHETATSSEAKSSEATTTESTAGVIVPRECLNSFTEQLSRLEESLNKMELEQKATTTTILASGEPDYKISGTIDIPEDKPELVHFFTQLKTVKQLEDVFQRYHSYKKLLDTFGGKMENINNLLQQETVICQDPEPRSDRSLQVTMNHRDSSLYFQLYNNTTSILAGNCKFNFTGGDHTPVTRTIDMGPHEIGIKERKEFRYFPYTPELMTASTIEIENEYGEVIFVGKRGPSPRVDLKPPTRLSAESLQASQEPFYDFRIGRLPELDDSSIISTSISLSCDDEEDENRTISTFGKVLTWEEL, encoded by the coding sequence ATGACCACACCAAAGGGCCACCTGTTAACCGTTTGCGATGAACACAATAGGCTCAACCTAATCATGCCCAGTTTGGATGCGGATGCCATCTTTGAGTGCATGGGGCAGTGTTCAATGTTGAATGATGCCACCAGAAGCAAGCACTTGTTTTGGCAACCGAGCAATAAGTCCAATGTTYGAATATTACTGAACGGTCAAGACTACGGTCACTTGTTCAAGCATTTGCAGTCTCAGATACATTGCACTATTTATATAGGGGAAGAAGCACTAAAAAAGTATGGGTTGACTATTACTACGTACTTTGACAACTTCTTAAACAAGCGGGTTTCTggagagaaagaaaactcGAGTATAGTATATAATCACGAAACGGCCACATCGTCCGAGGCCAAGTCGTCCGAGGCTACAACCACAGAGTCTACTGCAGGTGTGATAGTACCACGAGAATGTTTAAACAGCTTCACAGAACAACTATCTAGACTGGAAGAATCTCTGAATAAAATGGAACTTGAGCAAAAGGCAACAACCACCACCATCCTTGCAAGCGGGGAACCTGACTACAAAATAAGCGGCACGATAGACATACCAGAAGATAAACCCGAACTGGTACATTTCTTCACGCAATTGAAAACAGTCAAGCAACTAGAAGATGTTTTCCAACGTTATCATAGCTATAAGAAATTACTAGACACTTTCGGCGGCAAGATGGAAAACATTAACAACCTTCTGCAACAAGAGACTGTGATCTGCCAGGATCCTGAGCCCCGAAGTGATCGCTCACTACAAGTGACAATGAACCATCGGGACAGTTCTTTATACTTCCAACTGTACAATAACACGACTTCCATACTGGCGGGCAATTGCAAATTCAACTTCACCGGGGGTGACCATACTCCCGTCACACGCACCATCGATATGGGCCCACATGAAATAGGCATAAAGGAACGCAAGGAATTCCGCTACTTCCCGTACACACCTGAACTAATGACCGCTTCCACCATCGAAATAGAAAATGAGTACGGAGAAGTTATCTTTGTAGGCAAGCGAGGCCCGTCACCAAGAGTAGATCTAAAACCGCCCACCCGATTGTCGGCGGAGAGTTTACAGGCCTCCCAAGAGCCCTTCTACGACTTCCGAATCGGCAGACTACCGGAACTGGATGACTCCAGCATCATAAGCACATCCATATCTCTGTCTTGtgacgacgaagaagatgagaaTCGTACAATTTCCACCTTCGGTAAAGTCCTCACCTGGGAAGAACTGTAG
- the IRA2 gene encoding Ras GTPase activating protein IRA2 → MSHHTKNNKKEHGTDAQSSHMTRTLIKHVLFDRILPILPVESNLSTYLEVEAYAPFISCRSLLINVAVFRDLNAIVGYSLELIELLLQGHDIISDENNDDVIESILVTLRLLSDVLEYNWQKLESLNHSDISTHIEHEQEQKPKLPGIFPEFSSTHNNDNKHFFHQMKPYSLIPDLASKLIETCSALKFNTRTLQILQNMIDHVHGNILTTLSSTILPGHKSYLAKNNHPSHCKLIDSTLGHILRFVAASNPSEYFEFIKKSVQIPVTQAQVHSHSHSHSLSSSVYNNIVPHLDLFSFIYLTKHNFRRYLEIVKNLSMPLKRTIYHCLLLHFTAKAIMFWIMARPAEYYELFNLLRDHNDESAKSINLLIHTLFEEIHSTFNVNSMITATQNNHPGSSSSSPSSPSSPPSSSSSDNNQSVIAKSLSRQLSHHQSCIQQQPERKVHSSWTTNSQSSTSLSSSASSSTTTSLSAHAQSGEYDPSFADTPTMSNVTISASSLLSQTPTPTTQLQQRLNAAAAAAAAAAASSSSSSNSTQTAYTEQQQSRAAYDSPKVGHTGKDYDENFLSVTRLNNVLELYTHFDDTEVLPHTSVLKFLTTLTMFDIDLFNELNALSFKYIPDCISHRPRERASSFNSAALHEVGSERTLGIKHITQGLKKLTSLPTSTKKTVKFIKMLLKNLNGTQAVSDVALLDTMRALLSFLTMTSAVFLVDKNLPSVLFAKRLIPIIGTNLSVGQDWSSKMNYNLMGCLKKNSNAFIQLQLIFFSSAIQFDHELLLARLSIDTMANNLNLQKLCLYTEGFRIYFDIPSKRELRKSIAIKISKFFKTLFSIIADILLQEFPYFDEQITDIVASILDGTIINEYGTKKHFKGSSPSLCPTTRSRSASTSQSSMTPVSPLGSEADTYPMNTLSLVGSSTSRNSDNVTPLNSSPKHLSTDPYLSHLVAPRARHALGGPSSILRNKVPTTLTSPPDTEKSSPVQRPQTESISATAMAITNSTPLSSAAFGIRSPLQKIRTRRYSDESLGKFMKSTNNYIQEHLVPKDLDEAALQDARRIMINIFSIFKRPNSYFIIPHNVNSNLQWVSQDFRNIMKPIFVAIVSADLALQKTAQSFMDTLLSNIINYSESDETISIEGYHLLCSYTVTLFAMGLFDLKIKNEKRQILLDITIKFLKVRSHLAEIAETSHHMEYINDAEKLTFPLIMGTVGRALFVSLYSSQQEIEKTLKVAYSQYLSAINFHERNIDDSDKTWVHNIEFVEAMCHDNYTTSGSIAFQRRTRNNILRFATIPNAILLDSMRMIYKKWHCYTHTKNLDKQELNDFRNFAGILASLSGVLFINRKMLEDTYPYLLDTVSELKKNISFFISKQCQWLSYPDLLTRENSRDILSVELHPLSFKLLFSSLRLKMKELACSDLSIPENETSYILLEQIIKMLRTILSREDDNSVMLLFSTEIVDLIDSLTEEIKKMPAYCPKHFKAIIQMTKMFSALQHSEVNLGVKNHFHLKNKWLRQVTDWFQVSISREYDFENLSKPLKEMDLMKRDMDILYIDTAIEASTAISFLTRHTFLEIPPAASDPELSRSRSVIFGYYFNILMKGLEKSNDRDKFPVFLKHKMSVLNDNVILSLTNLSNTNVDASLQFTLPMGYSGNRNIRNAFLEVFINIVTNYRTYTAKSDLGKLEAADKYLRFTIEHPQLSSYAAAVCPASDIDAYAAGLINAFETRNATHIAVSQLIENEIEKSSRPTDILRRNSCATRSLSMLARSKGSEYLIRTLQPLLKKIIDNKVFFEIEKLKPEDADAEKQVQLFIKYMNELLEAISNSVSYFPPPLFYICQNIFKVARVKFPDHALIAAGSFVFLRFFCPALVSPDSENIIDISHPSEKRTFISLAKVIQNIANGSENFSRWPVLSTQNDFLKECSDRIFKFLAELCRADRIIDIQVRTDPTPIPFDYQFLHSFIYLYGLDIRKNVLNEAKRDDGDIDDDEFYKSTFLLIDDVLGQLGQPKMEFSNEIPIYIRDHMDDYPELYEFMNRHAFRNLETPTTSNPNVHESTSSEGVPIITLTMSNFSNKHVDIDTVVYKFLQIYARIWTTKHCLIIDCTEFDEDGLDMRKFISLVMGLLPEVAPKNCLGCYYFNVNEMFMSNYGRCLDKENVFVSSKIPHFFINSNSDEDLMKSLGITGQGLKVLQDIRVSLHDITLYDEKRNRFTPVSLKIGDIYFQVLHETPRQYKIRDMDTLFDVKFNDVYEISRIFEVHVSSVTGVAAEFTVTFQDGKRLIFSSPKYLEIVKMFYYAQIRLENEYEMDNNSSASSSKSSAKDKEQKERNKLLCHLLLVSLIGLFDENKKMKNSSYNLVAATEISFGLNFGSHFHRSPEVYVPEETTTFLSVIGKSLAESNPELTTYMFIYILEALKNNVIPHVYIPHTVCGLSYWVPNLYQYVYLADDEEGPENISHIFRVLIRLSVKETDFKAVYMQYIWLLLLDDGRLTSIIVEEVINHALERDSENRDWKKTISLLTVLPTTEVANNIIQKIMAKIRSFLPSLKQEAMTQSWSELTILVKISIHVFFETSLLVQMYLPEILFIVSLLIDVGPRELRSSLHQLLMNVCHSLAINSALPQDHRDNLDEISDIFAHQKVKFMFGFSEDKGRILQIFSATSFASKFNILDFFINNILLLMEYSSTYEASVWKTRYKKYILESVFTSNSFLSARSIMIVGIMGKSYITESLCKAMIIETMKVVAEPRVTDEQVFLVISHIFTYSKIVEGLDPNLDLMKHLFWFSTVCLESKHPIIFEGALLFVSSCMRRLYMSQFENESETSLSTTLLKERKFASTLLCEIESINGIVWNGDNFTHIIVSIVNRGLCNPFIRNTALDFLKMVFKNSYFEHQIDRTSDHYLCYMFLLYLLLSSTQFEEVLGDVDFEGETISIENENTIPKVLLEWLSSDKEDSNISLYQGAVLFRSSVIDEPSKFRFGLIVRHLLNVKPICAFRFYNVIRNEIRKISAFEQTSDCVPLAFDILNLLVTHSESYSLDKLNDKSIELLTKRGLLITTKIDKFAKNSDMMLLIHLEPHILYERKRILTMILSRMACST, encoded by the coding sequence ATGTCCCATCAcaccaaaaataataagaaagagcaTGGTACCGATGCTCAATCATCCCATATGACTCGCACACTGATCAAGCATGTTCTTTTCGATAGAATACTCCCGATCTTACCGGTCGAGTCCAATCTCAGTACTTATCTGGAAGTGGAGGCATACGCTCCATTCATATCATGCAGATCTTTACTCATTAATGTCGCCGTTTTTAGAGACCTTAACGCTATCGTGGGTTATTCTTTGGAATTGATTGAGTTGCTCCTCCAGGGCCATGATATCATTTCGGATGAGAACAACGACGACGTTATCGAGTCGATATTGGTCACTCTGCGGCTATTAAGTGATGTGCTGGAATATAACTGGCAAAAACTGGAAAGTCTCAACCATAGTGACATATCAACTCACATAGAACACGAGCAAGAACAGAAGCCAAAGCTCCCCGGTATTTTTCCCGAGTTCTCTTCCACTCATaataatgacaataaaCATTTTTTCCATCAGATGAAACCATACTCACTAATACCTGATTTGGCGTCGAAGTTGATCGAGACTTGCTCggctttgaaattcaacACGAGAACTCTGcaaattttacaaaatatgATTGACCATGTGCACGGAAATATTTTGACGACATTGAGTTCCACGATTCTGCCCGGTCACAAATCTTATCTGGCAAAAAATAACCACCCTTCCCATTGTAAACTGATCGATTCCACCCTGGGTCACATTCTCCGATTTGTAGCAGCTTCCAATCCATCTGAATATTTCGagtttatcaaaaaaagtgtACAAATTCCTGTAACACAAGCCCAGGTGCACTCCCACAGTCACTCACATTCATTGTCGTCTTCCGTGTATAACAACATAGTGCCTCACTTGGatcttttcagtttcatCTATCTAACCAAGCATAACTTCAGAAGGTATTTGGAAATCGTAAAAAACTTATCCATGCCACTAAAGAGAACGATATACcattgtcttcttttacaTTTCACCGCAAAGGCAATAATGTTCTGGATAATGGCCAGACCCGCAGAGTACTATGAACTTTTTAACTTATTGAGAGATCATAATGATGAATCTGCAAAATCCATAAACTTGCTAATTCATACTCTTTTTGAGGAGATCCACTCAACTTTCAACGTGAACAGTATGATAACCGCCACCCAAAACAACCACCCGGgttcatcgtcttcttcgCCATCTTCGCCGTCGTCGCCACCTAGctcatcatcatcagatAATAACCAAAGTGTGATAGCTAAATCTTTAAGCCGCCAGCTTTCTCACCATCAGTCTTGTATCCAGCAACAACCCGAGAGAAAAGTCCATTCATCGTGGACCACAAATTCTCAATCCTCTACGTCATTGTCGTCGTCAGCCTCTTCATctacaacaacatcatTATCCGCTCACGCACAATCAGGTGAATATGATCCATCTTTCGCAGATACACCAACGATGTCCAATGTTACCATCAGTGCCTCCTCCTTGCTCTCTCAGACACCTACGCCAACAACACAATTACAACAACGATTAAACGCAGCGGCGGCAGCGGCAGCGGCAGCGGCtgcatcatcgtcatcatcatcgaaTTCAACCCAAACTGCATACACGGAACAACAGCAAAGTCGAGCCGCATATGACTCGCCCAAAGTTGGCCACACTGGTAAGGATTATGATGAGAATTTCTTATCCGTGACTCGTTTGAATAATGTTCTGGAACTGTACACGCATTTCGATGACACTGAAGTACTGCCACATACATCAGttctaaaatttttgacCACTTTGACAATGTTTGATATCGATCTATTCAATGAGCTGAACGCACTGTCATTTAAATATATCCCTGATTGTATATCGCATCGCCCAAGGGAAAGAGCAAGCTCATTTAATAGCGCCGCGTTACATGAAGTTGGTTCAGAAAGAACCTTAGGTATAAAACACATCACACAgggtttgaaaaaattgacttCGTTACCTACGTCAACGAAAAAAACTGTGAAATTTATAAAAATGTTACTAAAGAACTTAAACGGGACACAGGCCGTATCGGATGTTGCTCTTCTAGACACAATGAGGGCTTTGCTATCATTCTTAACAATGACCTCCGCAGTCTTCCTCGTGGATAAAAATCTTCCTTCAGTACTTTTTGCCAAGAGACTTATCCCCATAATAGGGACGAATTTGAGCGTTGGCCAAGATTGGAGTTCTAAAATGAATTACAATTTAATGGgttgtttgaaaaagaattcCAACGCGTTCATTCAATTACAATTAatattcttctcttctGCAATCCAATTCGATCATGAATTATTACTGGCACGTTTAAGCATTGATACCATGGCCAACAATCTAAACTTGCAAAAACTATGTCTTTATACTGAAGGATTCAGGATATACTTCGACATACCAAGTAAGAGAGAACTGCGTAAATCTATTGCAATAAAAAtctccaaatttttcaagacttTATTTTCCATTATAGCAGACATTCTCTTACAAGAATTTCCATATTTTGACGAGCAAATCACCGACATAGTCGCATCTATCCTTGATGGTACAATTATCAATGAATACGGTACAAAGAAACATTTTAAGGGAAGCTCACCCTCTCTATGTCCGACAACTAGATCAAGGTCAGCATCCACATCCCAGAGTTCTATGACCCCTGTTTCTCCATTGGGATCAGAAGCAGACACGTATCCAATGAACACTTTATCTTTAGTCGGTTCAAGCACTTCAAGGAATTCTGACAATGTAACCCCTTTGAACAGTTCTCCTAAGCATTTATCTACTGATCCGTATCTGTCACATCTTGTAGCGCCAAGAGCACGTCATGCGTTAGGAGGTCCATCTAGTATTTTGAGGAACAAGGTGCCCACTACTTTGACATCGCCTCCAGATACAGAAAAATCATCACCTGTACAACGTCCGCAAACTGAAAGTATCAGTGCTACCGCCATGGCAATAACAAATTCTACTCCATTATCATCTGCTGCCTTTGGTATTAGATCTCCTctacaaaaaataaggaCAAGACGGTATTCCGATGAAAGTTTGGGGAAATTCATGAAATCGACAAATAACTATATTCAAGAACACTTGGTACCAAAGGATTTGGATGAGGCTGCTCTCCAAGACGCTAGAAGGATAATGATTAATATATTCAGTATATTCAAGAGACCTAATAGCTACTTCATCATTCCACATAACGTAAATTCCAATTTACAGTGGGTTTCCCAAGATTTCAGAAATATAATGAAGCCGATCTTTGTTGCGATTGTAAGTGCTGATCTAGCTTTACAGAAAACGGCCCAATCATTTATGGATACGCTGCTATCCAATATCATCAATTATAGCGAGTCAGATGAAACCATTAGTATTGAAGGTTATCACCTCCTTTGCAGTTATACTGTAACTTTATTTGCCATGGgtctttttgatttgaaaatcaagaatGAAAAACGTCAAATTCTTTTAGATATAACAATTAAATTTCTAAAGGTTAGGTCTCACTTGGCTGAAATTGCTGAAACTTCGCACCATATGGAATACATAAATGATGCTGAAAAACTTACTTTCCCACTGATAATGGGAACCGTTGGTAGAGCTTTATTCGTTTCATTATATTCTAGTCAAcaagaaatcgaaaaaactttaaaagTGGCATACTCACAGTACCTTTCGGCTATCAATTTTcatgaaagaaatatcgATGATTCTGATAAGACCTGGGTTCATAACATTGAGTTTGTAGAAGCGATGTGTCATGATAATTACACCACCTCGGGTTCCATAGcgtttcaaagaagaactaGAAATAACATTTTACGATTTGCTACTATTCCTAATGCAATATTACTTGACTCTATGAGAATGATATACAAGAAGTGGCATTGTTACACGCATACTAAAAACTTAGATAAACAGGAATTGAATGATTTCAGAAATTTCGCAGGTATTTTAGCCTCTTTGTCTGGTGTCTTATTCATTAACAGAAAAATGCTAGAGGACACATACCCTTATCTCCTCGACACTGTTTCtgaattaaaaaagaacattagctttttcatttcaaaacaatgCCAATGGCTGAGTTATCCTGATTTATTAACGAGAGAAAACTCAAGGGACATTTTGAGTGTAGAACTACATCCTTTGTCGTTTAAATTACTTTTCAGTAGTTTGAGActcaaaatgaaagaattggCTTGTTCAGACTTATCAATACCAGAAAACGAAACTTCTTACATCTTATTGGAACAAATCATCAAGATGCTACGGACAATATTAAGTCGGGAAGATGATAATTCTGTTATGTTGCTTTTCTCCACAGAGATAGTAGACTTAATTGACTCATTAacagaagaaatcaaaaagatgCCAGCGTACTGCCCAAAACATTTTAAGGCAATCATTCAAATGACCAAGATGTTCAGTGCTTTGCAACATTCAGAGGTTAATTTGGGTGTTAAGAATCACTTTCAcctaaaaaataaatggtTAAGACAAGTGACCGATTGGTTTCAAGTCAGTATTTCAAGAGaatatgattttgaaaatttgtcaaAACCACTCAAAGAAAtggatttgatgaaaagagaCATGGACATCTTATACATCGATACTGCAATTGAGGCCTCAACAGCAATCTCATTTTTAACTAGGCACACTTTTCTGGAAATTCCACCTGCAGCCTCAGATCCTGAATTATCTCGTTCCAGGTCTGTGATATTTGGATACtattttaatattttgatgaaagGCCTCGAAAAAAGTAACGACCGCGATAAATTCCCAGTGTTTTTGAAGCACAAAATGAGTGTCCTCAATGATAACGTCATTCTTTCGTTAACAAATCTTTCCAATACCAATGTTGATGCAAGTCTGCAATTCACCTTACCAATGGGCTATTCTGGAAATCGAAACATCAGGAACGCATTTTTAGAGGTATTCATCAATATCGTTACGAACTATCGTACCTACACAGCTAAATCCGATCTTGGGAAGTTGGAAGCTGCAGACAAATATTTACGGTTTACAATCGAACATCCTCAGTTGTCATCTTACGCGGCAGCAGTTTGTCCTGCCAGTGATATCGATGCTTATGCTGCTGGTTTAATAAATGCATTTGAAACAAGGAATGCTACTCATATCGCAGTATCACAGTTGATCGAGAATGAAATCgaaaaatcttcaagaCCCACCGATATACTTAGAAGAAATAGTTGCGCTACTAGGTCCTTATCTATGTTAGCAAGGTCCAAAGGTAGTGAATATTTGATTCGTACCCTGCAACCACtgctaaaaaaaatcattgatAACAAGgtgttttttgaaatcgaGAAATTGAAACCGGAAGATGCAGACGCCGAAAAACAAGTACAATTGTTCATCAAATATATGAATGAATTGTTAGAGGCCATATCCAACTCAGTCTCGTACTTCCCACCTCCTTTGTTCTATATTTGTcaaaatatattcaaagtTGCGCGTGTAAAATTTCCAGACCATGCTCTCATTGCTGCCGGGTCCTTCGTATTTCTAAGGTTCTTTTGTCCTGCATTAGTCAGTCCTGATTCTGAAAATATCATCGACATATCTCATCCAAGTGAAAAGCGTACATTTATCAGCTTAGCCAAAGTTATCCAGAATATTGCTAATGGCTCagaaaacttttcaagatgGCCAGTTTTGAGTACCCAGAACGACTTTCTGAAGGAATGTAGCGATaggattttcaaattcctCGCTGAACTTTGTAGAGCGGACCGTATCATAGACATCCAAGTCAGGACAGATCCTACACCAATACCCTTTGATTACCAATTTCTTCACTCCTTTATATATCTCTACGGACTTGATATTAGAAAAAATGTTCTCAATGAAGCAAAACGTGATGATGGTGACATTGACGATGATGAGTTCTATAAGTCAACATTTTTACTCATCGATGATGTCCTCGGCCAACTAGGTCAACCTAAAATGGAGTTTTCAAATGAAATACCAATATATATTAGAGACCACATGGACGACTACCCGGAACTTTATGAGTTTATGAATAGACATGCATTCAGAAACCTGGAAACCCCAACAACGTCCAATCCAAACGTCCACGAATCTACGTCAAGCGAAGGTGTTCCAATCATTACTTTAACAATGTCAAATTTCTCAAACAAACATGTGGACATTGACACAGTTGTTTATAAATTCCTACAAATTTATGCTCGAATCTGGACCACTAAACATTGCCTAATTATTGATTGTACTGAATTCGATGAAGACGGACTTGACATGAGAAAATTTATCTCCCTGGTTATGGGATTATTGCCAGAAGTAGCACCAAAGAATTGTTTGGGGTGCTACTATTTTAACGTGAATGAAATGTTTATGAGCAACTACGGGAGATGTCTAGACAAGGAGAATGTTTTCgtctcttcaaaaattccccattttttcatcaatagCAATTCTGATGAAGATCTCATGAAATCGTTAGGCATAACTGGTCAGGGATTAAAAGTTCTGCAAGACATTCGTGTCTCTTTACATGATATTACTCTCTACGACGAGAAAAGGAATAGGTTTACCCCAGTTTCACTGAAGATAGGTGATATTTACTTCCAAGTTCTTCATGAAACCCCAAGGCAATATAAAATAAGAGATATGGATACATTATTTGATGTCAAATTCAATGACGTCTACGAAATTAGCCGGATATTTGAAGTACACGTTTCTTCAGTAACTGGTGTTGCTGCTGAATTTACAGTGACTTTCCAAGATGGAAAAAGATTGATTTTTAGTAGTCCCAAGTATCTCGAGATTGTTAAAATGTTCTACTATGCACAGATTCgattagaaaatgaatatgAAATGGACAACAATTCAAGCGCTTCTTCCTCAAAATCCAGTGCTAAGgataaagaacaaaaggaaaggaATAAATTATTGTGCCACTTACTATTAGTATCGCTCATTGGCCTGTtcgatgaaaataaaaagatgaaaaacaGTTCGTATAACTTGGTAGCTGCTACTGAAATATCATTCGGTTTGAACTTCGGTTCTCACTTTCATCGTTCGCCTGAAGTGTATGTTCCTGAGGAAACCACTACGTTTCTATCGGTAATCGGGAAGTCACTTGCAGAATCTAATCCCGAACTTACAACATATATGTTCATCTATATTTTGGAAGCTTTAAAAAACAACGTTATCCCCCATGTTTATATCCCTCACACAGTTTGTGGGCTATCTTATTGGGTTCCTAACCTATACCAGTATGTGTATTTGgctgatgatgaagaaggtCCTGAAAACATATCGCACATTTTCCGTGTGCTGATTAGACTGTCTGTGAAGGAGACTGATTTCAAGGCTGTGTACATGCAATACATTTGGCTGCTTCTTTTAGACGATGGCCGCTTGACTAGCATTATCGTCGAAGAAGTTATTAATCATGCCTTAGAGAGAGATTCCGAAAACCGTGactggaaaaaaacaatatcgTTATTAACAGTACTACCAACTACCGAGGTAGCCAACaatattattcaaaaaataatggcGAAAATTAGATCTTTTCTGCCATCATTGAAACAAGAAGCTATGACCCAAAGTTGGTCTGAGTTAACGATATTGGTCAAAATAAGTATCCATgtcttttttgaaacttccTTATTGGTACAAATGTATTTGCCGGAAATCCTATTCATCGTATCTTTATTAATCGACGTTGGCCCAAGGGAACTCAGGTCATCACTGCACCAACTACTGATGAACGTATGCCATTCCTTGGCCATCAACTCAGCACTACCACAAGATCACAGAGACAATCTAGATGAGATAAGTGACATATTTGCCCATCAGAAGGTAAAATTCATGTTTGGATTTAGCGAAGACAAAGGAAGAATTCTACAAATATTCAGTGCAACTTCATTTGCAAgcaaattcaatattttggatttcttTATTAACAATATACTATTGCTGATGGAATATTCCTCAACTTACGAGGCAAGCGTATGGAAGACAAGATACAAGAAGTATATTTTGGAATCTGTATTCACTAGCAACTCCTTTCTTTCAGCACGTTCAATCATGATAGTTGGTATAATGGGGAAGTCTTACATAACCGAATCATTATGCAAGGCTATGATTATTGAAACTATGAAAGTTGTTGCTGAGCCAAGAGTTACCGACGAACAGGTCTTTTTGGTCATATCTCATATCTTTACTTATTCCAAGATTGTTGAAGGTTTGGATCCAAACCTAGACTTAATGAAGCActtgttttggttttcaacTGTTTGCCTCGAATCAAAACACCCTataatttttgaaggtGCTCTTTTGTTTGTGTCAAGCTGTATGAGACGCTTATATATGTCccagtttgaaaatgaaagcGAAACATCATTAAGCACAACTTTactaaaagaaagaaaattcgCCTCCACCTTACTATGCGAAATAGAGAGCATTAATGGTATCGTTTGGAATGGAGATAATTTTACACACATTATAGTTTCCATTGTTAATAGAGGGCTCTGTAACCCATTCATCAGGAATACGGCAttagattttttaaaaatggTGTTTAAAAATTCCTATTTTGAGCACCAGATTGACAGAACCTCTGATCATTATTTGTGCTAcatgtttttgttgtatttACTTCTGAGCTCTACTCAATTTGAGGAAGTTCTAGGTGATGTTGATTTCGAAGGCGAAACAATCTCcattgaaaacgaaaatacTATTCCAAAGGTTTTATTAGAATGGTTGAGTTCTGACAAAGAGGATTCCAATATTTCACTCTACCAAGGTGCGGTGTTATTCAGAAGTTCTGTTATAGATGAACCAAGCAAGTTCAGATTTGGGTTGATTGTTAGGCATTTACTTAATGTAAAGCCGATTTGTGCATTCAGGTTCTACAACGTTATTCGTAACgagataagaaaaatctCAGCATTTGAGCAAACATCGGATTGTGTTCCTTTGGCGTTTGacattttgaatttattgGTGACACATTCAGAATCTTATTCATTGGATAAACTTAACGACAAGTCCATTGAACTTTTGACTAAAAGAGGTCTCCTGATAACAACTAAGATCGACAAATTTGCAAAGAATTCCGATATGATGTTACTGATACATTTAGAACCCCATATTCTTTATGAACGTAAAAGAATACTAACAATGATTTTATCGAGAATGGCATGCTCTACTTAg